GTTACTCTGCATCCTCCTCAAGCCGCTCTTCTTCCAGGTCGAGCCGCCGTTCTATCAGGCGGATGATATCGTCGTCATAATGGTCCTTACGCCGGAAGGTGTGGAGTTCGCGCCGCTGATGTTCGGTAACCAGCACCATTATCTTTTTGTAATGTTTGGTGAGTTTGCCCAGCAAGCCCCGCTTATCGTCCTGTGTATCCGCATCCTTGTACAGATCGCTTTTGCATTCGAGCAGGTCGAGCCGGTTTTTCAGCAGCCTGTTCTTTTTTATGTCGTCCGCGTAGTTTTCCTTCATAAAGCCGATGGCTTCTCTTTGTAACTGGATCTCAATTTCTACTATCTGTTGCTCATCGGTCTTAGCTTCTGAAAAATATTCGGGTTTTACTTTGCGGACTATCCACGGCAGCGCCAGGCCCTGGCCGACAAGGGTAATGACGATGGCGACAAAAGTGATGAACAGGATAAGGTTGCGATAAGGGAAAACCTGCCCGTTAGACATTGTCAGGGGTATAGCCAGCGCCGATGCCAGCGACACCACGCCACGCATACCCGCCCATCCCACAATAAAGGGATTTCGCCACCCGGGCCGGCTCTGTGCCACAGTTATATAGCGGCTGATGAAGGTGGTAAATATGCCGGAAAACCACCCGGCTGCCATCCGCACGACAATGATAACGAAGGTTATAATAAGCGCTATTTTGAGCGCCCCGGCAACTGACATGCTGCTGATGCCCTCCATAATAACCGGCAATTGCAGGCCGATGAGGAAGAACAGCACAGCATTCAGAATAAACACAATGGCCGGCCAGATGGCATTTGCTTTGAGACGGCTGGTATGGGAAAATACAAAATGATTCTGGTACGAAATGTATAACCCTCCGCTTACCACAGCCAGTACGCCTGACGAATGCAGCCCTTCAGCCGTAAGGTAAATGAGGTAGGGCAACACGAAAGACAAAGCGACATCGAGGTTAGCCGTGGTGGGCATCCATTTGTAAATGGCATAAAATATCAGACCGAACACAACTCCGATGGCAACACCTGAAACGCTGACAAAAAGAAAACCCGTTACGGCCTGGTGAAAAGCAAAATTGCTGGAGCTGATAGCGATAAGCGCAAACCGGAAAATAGTTAAGCTGGTGGCATCATTTAACAAACTTTCGCCTTCCAGTATCGACACGATTGCCTTTGGCATCCTGATATACCGGAGTACGGCTGATGCCGCAGCGGCGTCGGGAGGAGAGATGATGGCGCCCAGCAGGAAGCCTTCGGCCCAGGTAAATCCCGGTATGAGCCAGCGGGCCACAAACGCTACTGCTGTGGCAGTAAGCAACACAAACCCAATGGCCATTACGGTGACAATACGCCGCCACTTCCAGAGGGCCTTTAACGAGATATTCTGGGCCGCATCGTAAAGAATAGGAGGCAGGATGATAAGGAACACCAGGTCGGGGTCTATTGGTATAATGGGCACCCACGGCAAAAAACCAAGCAGCAGCCCGGCCAGCGCCAGGAAAATAGGATAGGCAATGCGCAGCTTACGCGCTACGACGGCCAGTAACGAAACAGAAAAGATGAGCCCAAGGCATAGCAGTAGTATTTCGTGCATGCACAAGTTTACCGAAATGTCTCCAAAAAACCTTGCCTCGTCGTTATTACGCGGTGTTTTTTTTCAGGGTGATGACGGTTATTTCGGGCCATATTCCCAGCCTGCCTTTGAAACCAAGAAATCCGAATCCCCTGTTCACATACAGGTACTTTCCGTTCCGTTCGTACAAGCCGGCCCATTGCGGGTACATGTATTTCACCGGGCTCCACTGAAAGCCGAACAATTCAATACCAAACTGCATACCGTGTGTATGCCCGGCCAGGGCAAGGTTGATGTGTTTTTCGTGTTCCAGTGTTTTAGCCTCCCAGTGCGATGGGTCGTGCGACATCAGTATCTTGAAATCATCATCGGCTACGTTGGCCGTCGCCTTGCCCAGGCTGCCGTATTTGTGAAAGCCGCCCTTTCCCCAATTCTCTACGCCGATCAGCCTGATGTCCTGCCCGTCTTTATTGATCGCAACGGAATCATTCAGCAAAAGCTCAAAACCGATCTCTTTATGCACGGATTTCAGGTCGCGCAGGTTGGCAGCCTGGGCGGCTTCACTTTCCCAGCGGGTATAGTCGCCGTAGTCGTGATTGCCCAATACGGAATATTTGCCATAGGGCGCCTGTAGTTTGGCAAAGGTGTCCTTCCATGGGTCCATTTCGCTGGCCTTGTTATTCACCAGGTCGCCTGTGAAAAGGATCATATCGCTATTTTGCTTATTCACCAGGCTGATGCCTTTTTCCACACCCTTCCGGCTGGTAAAGCTACCCGCATGAATGTCCGAAAGCTGTGTTAAGGTAAAGCCGTCAAAAGCGTCGGGCAGATCGGGGAATTTCAACGTAATGCGGTGTACCTTGTAGCGGTGCCGCCCGCCTGTCATGCCGTACATCAGGCTGAAGAACGGAACTGCCGCTACAAACATGGCCAGCTCGCTAACCCACGTGCTTCTTGGCGGGAAGTGCCTGAACAGCCGTGTTATATCTTCGCCCAGCAAAACAGGGAGAGCAAATATTTTCGGCACAAAAACCAGCAAAGTTAAAGCCATCAGCGCTGCAATGAGCCTTTGCGATCGTTCGCCGCCCCTGCCCCTCGTGACCAGGTAAACAAAGCCGAATGCGATCAGTAAGTCTATGAGCCAATAGGCGGTTAAAACAAATTCGTTTGAAGTGAGGGTCCTTACGGCCTGGAAAAAGTAAATATCGCTGGCGATCCATGCCAGCAAAATAAATGGTAGTCTGCGTTTCATCTACCTTATAAAGACGGATGGGGGACAAAAAGATTTTAAAATTTTTTTCCGGGGATTAGAATTGGGCAAAATTACCGCTGGCCGGCTACCATGCTATTGAATATTGCAGGTTGACCACCAGGTCGCGCGTCAGCCCATCCGGGCGTATCCTGCGTACAGCAAAAGGCGTAGCGGCAATTATCTCGAGCGAGCTTTTGTTTCTGAAGGTTTTTACCGCTGTCAGCGCGCCGTTGATGGTGATCCCTTTTGAACCGTCGATCGCCTGCCGGACACCCGACCTGTCCTCGTACGTATCCCTCCCTAAATGATAAACACCCAACACATTTGGCTTCAGCATAAACGAGCTGTTAAGCCTGATGTAATAGCCAACCCTCCCCAATACATCGCTGTTGCGCCTGAAATTGTTTGTAGGGGCGAACTTAGCGGTACGCGGATCGGTATAGTCGTCCGGGAAAAACGTGCTTTTGTTATGCTGATAAACGGGTACCTGCAAGCCGGCATCAAATTCCCATGTTTGATGGACGATATAATTAACCCCGCCGATAACATCGTAAGTGCCTATACTTGACTGGTAATCCAGGGAAAGCGGCATGCCTGCACTGTTTTTATCGTTTGATGATGTAAGCGGTATTTTAATGCCGCCAATGAAATTGACAGTGTTCCCCGAGGCTGTTTTGGACGAATAGGTTACATTGCCATACAGATCGCCGGCGTCAAACACGCTGCCCAAAAAGCCTGTAGCATAGGTTGCGGTTATTTTGGCTGAATACGAAAAATGTTCGTTAGGCTTTACGCCATACTCAAGGTAAGGGTTTATTGTACTGGTGCTGCCTTCGCCCAGTCCATAGCTGCTCCCGATGCTTAGGGTATGGCGTGCCGGGCTTTCGGTATAGTTTTTCAATACGCCAAGACTACAAAAACCAGCGTCGCTGCAGCCCTGTGCATAGCCCTGCGTTACTGTTAACGCCGACAGTGCGAGCACAATTAAATACTTCATCACTAATTGGTTAATTTCGCGTAGCCGTATAACGACCTGTATTGCTCGCAGTAAATGAGCACATACTGGTAATCATTGATATTGACCGAAGACGGAACATCATACAACTGGTCGCCCATGGTTGATTTGAGCGAACCCAGGCTTACGAAATTAATGGGGTTGATCTCCTTGCTGAGGTAAACCTTTAATGCGGGACCGTTTGACGACTTGAAATCAACCAGTGCCACCTCGTACAGGCCGTTGGTAGAATATATTTTGACATTGCCCGAAACACCCTCCGAGGCCGACCGGCTGATAAAGCCGCCGCCATCTTTTTCCAGTGTGGATAAAGTGGTGTCGACTTTCTCTTCTAATTTTACGGTAGGAGCCAGCGTTGGGGCGCTGTGTTTTTTGCACGAAGCAAATGCCACTACGAGCAGGATAACGGCTGCATAATATCTCATAACTGATCTCGTTTTATTGCTTGGTCGGCCGGCGGCGAGAAACCTTACATAAAAGGTTTATTTAAATTATAATATCGGCGGTTACAAGCATAAGCGCCGCATAAAAGGTCGGGACGCAAACTTAACCGGTTATTTTTTTGTATAAAAAATCATTAACAGGTAAAACTTTAATCCCCAAGCGGGGTTGCTAATTAAAATATTTATTTTCCGGCCCCTGATACTATTTATGCGAAAAAAAATATTAATCGTAGACGATGATCATGATATCCTGGAAGTATTGCAGCATATTGCTGTATCGCAGGGTGTTGAGCCAGTAGCGAAAGATTCGCATGTAACGCTTGCTGAGATCGAAGAGCTCGATCCGGCACTGATACTGCTTGACCATATGCTGCCTATTATTTCGGGCGGCGACATTTGCCGCCAGATAAAAAGCCATGCATCTATTAAACATATCCCGGTAGTATTGATATCGGCGGTGGTGAACTTGTCCCAACTGGCTGCCATGTGCGGTGCCGACTTTTTTCTTTCAAAGCCATTTGACCTGGAGGAGTTGACGGGCCTGATCAGATCGTACGCGGGGTGATTTACTACTCTCCCCGCAAACTATCCACCGGTTTTGCCATTGCCGCTTTAACTGATTGAAAGCTGATGGTTGCAAAAGCAATGATGATTGTGCCGGTAGCTGCCGATGCCACAGCCCACCACGGTATATTTTGCCGGTAAGCAAAACTTTGCAGCCATTGATGCATTACCCACCAAGCTAAAGGCACACTGATAAATATGGCGATCAAAACTAACCTGATAAAATCTTTGGAGAGCAGGGACACTAATGTGGATACATTGGCACCCAAAACTTTGCGGATGCTAATTTCGCGCCGGCGCTGTTCGGCTGCGTAAGCTGCCAGGGCAAACAAACCCAAACAGGCTATACCGAGCGCAAGGGCCGTAAAAATAAAAAAGAGTTTCTCCATACGTTGCTCGTTGCTGTACATGGCGTTAAAATCATCGTCCATAAATGAATATTCAAATTGCTGACCCGGGGCAAGTGTTTTCCATTTATTTTCAATGCGTTCCATTAGCTGCGGCAAATTCCCGGTTTGCAATTTTACATTTAGCGATGCCATCCAGTCGGGCGCCATCACCATAGCCAGCGGCGTAACATTATCGCGCAGCGAAGAAAAGTTGAAATCCTTTACCACGCCGATGATACGATAGCGTTTGTTTACCAGGGCTGTCGGATCGCCTTTATAACCTAATTTTTTTGCTGCGGTCTGGTTAATGATCATGGCCGATGAATCGGACAGGAACTTATCCGAAAAATTCCGGCCTTCGGTCAGCTGCATGCCCATGGTGTTCAGGTAGTTCTCGTCCACCGTCCACAATTCGGATTGCACCGAACTGCCGGAGGAGAGGCTAAGCTGGTTTGGCCAGCGATTGACGCCGGTAGGTAAAAAACTGCTTAACGAAGCGTTGATCACCCCCGGCAGGTGCTTCATCTCCTGCCGCAGCGTATTGGGGTTACTTACGGCGTTCGCATTTTTTATAACCAGCACCTGGCTGCGGTTAAAGCCGAGGTCCTTGCTTTTTATATAACTCAGTTGGTTATAAACCACCAGCGTGCCTACGATGAGGAAAATGGATATGGAAAATTGGAAAACCACTAAAAAACTGCGGAGTGCGCTGTCCCTGAAACCTGACGATAATTTGCCGTTTAAAACGCTGATGGGTTGAAAAGCAGATAAAAAGAATGCCGGGTAAGCGCCGGCCAATACGCCCACCACAAAAACAATGACCAGCAGCGCGGGTATAAGCCAGCTGAAAATTTGCAGCGACAGGGCCATATCCTTACCTGATAATTGATTGAACAAAGGCAGCAATGCCCAGGCCAGCAGTATAGCGATGACGGAGGATGCAAGCGTAACAAGCACAGATTCGGACAGGAACTGGGCGACAAGGTATTTGCGCGGCGAACCTAAAACCTTACGCACACCTACCTCGCGCGCACGGTTGGCCGACCGGGCGGTAGAAAGGTTCATGAAATTGACGCAGGCCAGCACCAGCACGAACACGGCTATGGCCAAAAATATGTAGATATACTGGATGTCGCCATTGGCGCTTAGTTCGCGCTGGCGGTTTGATTTTAGGTGAATATCGGTAAGCGGTGTCAGGCTTAGCCTGATAAAATCGCCGCCCGAGGCAAACTTATCATAACTGAAGCTGTCGGTATTCATGTGCCGGCGTATCAGGCCGTCAAATCTTGATTCGAGGCGCTTGACATCTGCTCCCGGTTTAACCAAAATGTAGGTATTAAAGCTGAACCCCATCCAGTTGTGGCTTTGGTTAGCATCCAGCGCCAGGAAAAAATCGGCCCTGAAATGCGACTGGGCAGGCATATCCTTAATAACGCCGGTTATTTTGTGCAGGCTGTTTTCGTTATTGACGGAAATAAGCGTTCGCCCTATAACATTGGTGGTATTAAAATATTTCTTAGCGGCTGATTCCGAGATCACGATGGCGTTCGGGTTTTTTAAAGCAGTTTTAGGGTCGCCTGAAAGCATGGGCAGCGTGAAAATATCGAATATGGAATGGTCGCAGTACACCGCTTTATTTTCAGTTATGATTTCATCGCCCTTTTTAAACTGGATATTGATGGCCAATGCTATACGTACCGACCCTTCAACTTCGGGGAATTCGCTCACCATGGCTTCGCCAACCGGGGGAGCAGTTATTGCAAATTGGGTAGTGCTGCCGCCGGTTTTCAGATCGGTATTTAAGCGATAGATCCTATCGGCTTTTATATTGTACCTATCATAACTTAACTCATCGAATACGTAAAAAGTGATAAGCAGGCAAATGGCCAGGCCCGATGCTAACCCCAGCACATTGATAGCGGTAAAACCTTTGTTTTTGGCAAGCCCGCGGAACGCCGTTTTAAGGATGTTTTTTATCATGAGTTGCGGTTTAATAGCGTGAATGATTAAAGATAAACTAATTATTTAGTTTAAGCAAGTGACTTGTAAAATTTAATTTTGAATATATATATAGTCTCCTCTGAAGACTACTGGCATATCAATTCGAAGTCAGAGACTTCGAACAGCGGGGGCTAAAAACTTCGAACAGCGCAAGCAGCTGAGTATATTTGATTAATTTGTTCTCAGGCACCCCGGGGCGGTTAAAGCCATCGGCGCAGTTTTTGTTGAAAAATGTCTCTACCTTAGAAATATGAAAGCCAGGATATTTTATATTTCGATTGTTATAGCGATGTTGCTGCTGATAAACACAAAGGTTATGGCGCAAGATAACAGGATGTACCGGATAGCCAAAATAAAGGTCGATCCCGCTCAATTACACAGTTACAGATCGGCCCTTAACGAGCAAATGAATGCTGCCATCAAGGAGGAACCGGGCGTACTGAGTTACTATGCCGTAGCCGACAAACAGCACCCGGAAAATATCACCATATTCGAAATATATGCCGATACTGTGGCCTACCAGCAGCATATTGGATCGGCACATTTTAAAAAGTATAAAGAAACGGTAAAAAACATGGTGACATCTTTGGAACTGGAAGATGTCAGCTTATTAGCCTCCGCAAAAAAACCGGGGATGTAATTAATGGCCCTGCGGTTTTAAGTTTCTATCTTAAGTTCGCTGTGCGGTTGAGAATGCAGCACTGAATTCTTGAACAGGTATAGTGTACTATTCCCGGGCATTCTTACTTTTTAATATGCACAAAACCTGTTACACGAAGCCTGTTTAACGCGCAAAAAAAGCAACAATTTGTTATAACTGGTATGTTAAATGTTTCAAAGTGATAATTGCCGCCTGGTGTTGCCTGAAAAGGGTGTTTTGATGCTTTTTTCGAAATCACTGTATGTCAATTAACAAGCAACCTTAGTGTTCATGGCGACGATGCAGGTTAACACTAAGGCGGGTATTAGTGTAATAAGTAAATAGCTGGTAACCTGGTTTTTACTTTTGTGTAACACCCCGAAGGGAAAGTTACCATAAACACTTGGTGTTATGACAAGTTCGCAACAGGTGCAAAAATGCAGTTATCTGCCGTGGCGAAAATAGTTTCTATTAAAAACGGAAAATTTATGGTTAACACCGATTATTTTTAACTAATTGATGATCAACTTGTTGCTTTGAAAAACCGACAAATTGTGTTAACCATGTTAACCCTGCCACATCCACAAAAAAAACGGCCAGCATTACGCCGGCCGCTTTAACAAACAATCAATCAAACAATATTTTATTCGCCGCGTGCCGAGTTCCTTGGGTCGGGTTTGGCATGTAACTGGTATTGGTGCGGTGGTTCAGTGCCTGCCAGGTTTTTCACAAAATAGTCCCAGCGGCGGCGCATCATGTACGGCGAGAACTGACCATAGCCGTGCGGACTGTTCGGGAACACAATCAGGTCGTAGTCCTTATTGGCTTTTTCCAGCGCATCTATCACCAGCAAAGTGTTTGTTGGCGGAACGTTATCGTCCATCAGGCCGTGGGCCAGTAATAGCTTGCCTTTCAGGTTTTTGGCGTAGTTCTCGTTGGCCTGGGCGTCATAGTCAGAGTTGGTAACAAGCCCGTCGTAGCGTTCGCCCCAATCGTCCTCGTAGTTGCGGTTATCGTGGTTACCCGATTCGGATATACCCACTTTAAAGAAGTCCGGGTAGCGGAACATGGCGCATGCCGTAGCAAAACCACCACCCGAATGCCCCCAGATGCCTACTTTATTGGTATCGATATAAGTATATTTCTGCGCCAGCTGGCGGATGCCCGCTACCTGGTCGGGCAGGGTATTTTCGGCCATATTGCCATAGCTCATGTCGTGGAAGCTTTTGGAACGCAGCGGATTGCTGGTGCCCTCAATTTGCACCACCACAAAACCCAACTCGGTAAGCGCGTTGCAGTCGCCCCGGGAGGCTGCAAACGACCAACTACCCACGCTGCCCCCCTGCGGACCGGGGTAGATATAATCGATGATGGGGTATTTCTTGTTCGGGTCGGCATTGGCCGGGGTAAACAGCAATCCGTAAATGTCAGTTTTACCATCGTGCGCCTTTACCGAAAAGGGGATAGGGGCATGCCAGCCGGTAGCCGTAAGCCTTGATACATCGGCTTTTTCGAGTGTTGCCAGCATTTTTCCGTTCATATCGCGCACCGCGGAAACGGGCGGTACATCGGGCTGCGAGTAGGTATCTACAAAATAATTTTCATCGGGTGCGAAAGATATTTGGTGGTTGCCTGCGTCGGGCGTCAGATCCACAAGGTGTTTACCATCGAAACCGATCTTGCAGAAATGGGTAAAATAAGGGTTTACCTTATCCATGCCATCGGCATCAAAATAAAGCTCACGCTTTTTTTCGTCCACTTTTACCAGCCGGGTAACTACCCATTCGCCTTTGGTGACCTGGTTTTTTACTTTACCCGTGGTGGCATCGTACAAATACA
Above is a window of Mucilaginibacter ginsenosidivorans DNA encoding:
- a CDS encoding DM13 domain-containing protein, giving the protein MRYYAAVILLVVAFASCKKHSAPTLAPTVKLEEKVDTTLSTLEKDGGGFISRSASEGVSGNVKIYSTNGLYEVALVDFKSSNGPALKVYLSKEINPINFVSLGSLKSTMGDQLYDVPSSVNINDYQYVLIYCEQYRSLYGYAKLTN
- a CDS encoding ABC transporter permease; the protein is MIKNILKTAFRGLAKNKGFTAINVLGLASGLAICLLITFYVFDELSYDRYNIKADRIYRLNTDLKTGGSTTQFAITAPPVGEAMVSEFPEVEGSVRIALAINIQFKKGDEIITENKAVYCDHSIFDIFTLPMLSGDPKTALKNPNAIVISESAAKKYFNTTNVIGRTLISVNNENSLHKITGVIKDMPAQSHFRADFFLALDANQSHNWMGFSFNTYILVKPGADVKRLESRFDGLIRRHMNTDSFSYDKFASGGDFIRLSLTPLTDIHLKSNRQRELSANGDIQYIYIFLAIAVFVLVLACVNFMNLSTARSANRAREVGVRKVLGSPRKYLVAQFLSESVLVTLASSVIAILLAWALLPLFNQLSGKDMALSLQIFSWLIPALLVIVFVVGVLAGAYPAFFLSAFQPISVLNGKLSSGFRDSALRSFLVVFQFSISIFLIVGTLVVYNQLSYIKSKDLGFNRSQVLVIKNANAVSNPNTLRQEMKHLPGVINASLSSFLPTGVNRWPNQLSLSSGSSVQSELWTVDENYLNTMGMQLTEGRNFSDKFLSDSSAMIINQTAAKKLGYKGDPTALVNKRYRIIGVVKDFNFSSLRDNVTPLAMVMAPDWMASLNVKLQTGNLPQLMERIENKWKTLAPGQQFEYSFMDDDFNAMYSNEQRMEKLFFIFTALALGIACLGLFALAAYAAEQRRREISIRKVLGANVSTLVSLLSKDFIRLVLIAIFISVPLAWWVMHQWLQSFAYRQNIPWWAVASAATGTIIIAFATISFQSVKAAMAKPVDSLRGE
- a CDS encoding metallophosphoesterase, which gives rise to MKRRLPFILLAWIASDIYFFQAVRTLTSNEFVLTAYWLIDLLIAFGFVYLVTRGRGGERSQRLIAALMALTLLVFVPKIFALPVLLGEDITRLFRHFPPRSTWVSELAMFVAAVPFFSLMYGMTGGRHRYKVHRITLKFPDLPDAFDGFTLTQLSDIHAGSFTSRKGVEKGISLVNKQNSDMILFTGDLVNNKASEMDPWKDTFAKLQAPYGKYSVLGNHDYGDYTRWESEAAQAANLRDLKSVHKEIGFELLLNDSVAINKDGQDIRLIGVENWGKGGFHKYGSLGKATANVADDDFKILMSHDPSHWEAKTLEHEKHINLALAGHTHGMQFGIELFGFQWSPVKYMYPQWAGLYERNGKYLYVNRGFGFLGFKGRLGIWPEITVITLKKNTA
- a CDS encoding putative quinol monooxygenase, translated to MKARIFYISIVIAMLLLINTKVMAQDNRMYRIAKIKVDPAQLHSYRSALNEQMNAAIKEEPGVLSYYAVADKQHPENITIFEIYADTVAYQQHIGSAHFKKYKETVKNMVTSLELEDVSLLASAKKPGM
- a CDS encoding response regulator, encoding MRKKILIVDDDHDILEVLQHIAVSQGVEPVAKDSHVTLAEIEELDPALILLDHMLPIISGGDICRQIKSHASIKHIPVVLISAVVNLSQLAAMCGADFFLSKPFDLEELTGLIRSYAG
- a CDS encoding Na+/H+ antiporter codes for the protein MHEILLLCLGLIFSVSLLAVVARKLRIAYPIFLALAGLLLGFLPWVPIIPIDPDLVFLIILPPILYDAAQNISLKALWKWRRIVTVMAIGFVLLTATAVAFVARWLIPGFTWAEGFLLGAIISPPDAAAASAVLRYIRMPKAIVSILEGESLLNDATSLTIFRFALIAISSSNFAFHQAVTGFLFVSVSGVAIGVVFGLIFYAIYKWMPTTANLDVALSFVLPYLIYLTAEGLHSSGVLAVVSGGLYISYQNHFVFSHTSRLKANAIWPAIVFILNAVLFFLIGLQLPVIMEGISSMSVAGALKIALIITFVIIVVRMAAGWFSGIFTTFISRYITVAQSRPGWRNPFIVGWAGMRGVVSLASALAIPLTMSNGQVFPYRNLILFITFVAIVITLVGQGLALPWIVRKVKPEYFSEAKTDEQQIVEIEIQLQREAIGFMKENYADDIKKNRLLKNRLDLLECKSDLYKDADTQDDKRGLLGKLTKHYKKIMVLVTEHQRRELHTFRRKDHYDDDIIRLIERRLDLEEERLEEDAE
- a CDS encoding S9 family peptidase; this translates as MNKLFLTAIPLACAFTVNAQTALTVKDYERAESRLNYGTEPYIDNASVRPNWLPGDKFWYRVLTADGSQFVLVDPVKKSRTAAFDHAKLAASLSTATGKQYTAAMLPFQSISFSPDYKSVIFRADGQQWKCDLATYACTKDDSKITPASAGQAGGRRRGGGLEVPSPDGKKTAFIKDWNLWIKDVATGKTSQLTTDGSKDYGYATDNAGWKHSDGAVLRWSPDSKKIATFKDDQRQVGDMYLVSTNVGHPVLKAWKYPLPGDKVIPMIERVIIEVDNPKVIKLQVPADPHRATLSDDISSSGTFDDNDWSDDGSQLAFVSTSRDHKQEKFRIADATTGAVREVFEEDVKTQYESGWGAINWRYLPKTKEIIWFSERDNWGHLYLYDATTGKVKNQVTKGEWVVTRLVKVDEKKRELYFDADGMDKVNPYFTHFCKIGFDGKHLVDLTPDAGNHQISFAPDENYFVDTYSQPDVPPVSAVRDMNGKMLATLEKADVSRLTATGWHAPIPFSVKAHDGKTDIYGLLFTPANADPNKKYPIIDYIYPGPQGGSVGSWSFAASRGDCNALTELGFVVVQIEGTSNPLRSKSFHDMSYGNMAENTLPDQVAGIRQLAQKYTYIDTNKVGIWGHSGGGFATACAMFRYPDFFKVGISESGNHDNRNYEDDWGERYDGLVTNSDYDAQANENYAKNLKGKLLLAHGLMDDNVPPTNTLLVIDALEKANKDYDLIVFPNSPHGYGQFSPYMMRRRWDYFVKNLAGTEPPHQYQLHAKPDPRNSARGE